A window of Stutzerimonas stutzeri genomic DNA:
GATGGCCTGAAATTGTGCGAAACGCTCTTCATCGTATTCCGAGAGCTGCAGCACTTGGCGGGCGACACCGGCAGTCAGCTCACCCAGACGGCTGGCGGCGCCATCGATGACTTGCCGGGAACCGTTGGCCTGGGTGTAGGCCTTGCGCATGTCGTTCAGCGAGTTCTGGTACTGCGCGTTGTAGCCGGCCTGCTCCTTGAGCTGGGCGACGTTGATCGGGTTCTTGAACGAATTGAGCAGTTTGGTCTGCTGCGCGAGGTAGATACCCAGGTTCTTGTCCAGGCGCTCGGTGGACTCGGCGTCGCCATTGGCCAGCATGAACTGCAGGCGGGCAATACGCAGGTCGGTCAGTGTCTTGTTCAGCAGCGAGATTTCAGTCATCCAGCCGCTGCGCTGGATGACGCTGCCGAGGCTGCCCCAACCGTTCCAGGCGAGGATGATGGTCAGGGCCAGTACGGTGGCGAAGCCCAGTGCGAGCTTCCTGCTGACCCCGATGTTTGCAAACCAGTTATTCATAGCAGTCCAATCTAATGAGTGCGATTCGAGCTGGGCGCCTTATGCAGGCGGCCCGGCTGTGTCTTCGCTTTCACTGTCGGCTGCGTGCGCATGATCTTGAATGGCGGGTCGAGAAACGACTGCGATATCGGACGACCGTCGCAAATACTGGGCGGAACGCACAGCTGGAGAGCGTGACCGGTATCGGCCTCGCGCTGTGGTCAGCGCTTTTCCAGCCGTGTGATCGAGCTGGTGCGGGCTGCCGGTGCAGCGCAGCAGCCGCTTTCGATGCCTTGCAGGATCGGACAATCGGGTCGGTCGTCGCCCTGGCAGTGGTCGACCAGCTGCTGCAGCGTGTCGCGCAGGCCGACCAGCTCGGCGATCTTGCGGTTCAGCTCGTGGATGTGCGCGCCGGCCAGGGCTTTCACATCGGCGCTGGCGCGCTGGCGGTCCTGCCACAGAGCCAGCAGCTTGCCGACTTCTTCCAGCGAGAAGCCCAGGTCACGGGCGCGACGAATGAACGCCAGCTGGTGCAGGTCACGCTCGTTGTAGTGGCGGTAGCCATTGGCCCCGCGCCCGGCGGGCATGAGCAGGCCGATGGATTCGTAGTAGCGGATCATCTTCGCCGTGAGCCCGCTGTGTTTTGCTGCCTGACCGATGTTCATTACCTGCCTCCGATCATTCTTCCGGTTTCCAGGAACGCAGCAGCAGCGCGTTGCTCACCACGCTGACGCTGGACAGGGCCATCGCCGCGCCGGCTACCACCGGGCTGAGAAAGCCGAATGCGGCGAGTGGTATGCCCACCAGGTTGTAGATGAAGGCCCAGAACAGGTTCTGCTGGATCTTGCGGTAGGTGCGTCGGCTGATTTCCAGCGCCGCCGGCACCAGGCGTGGGTCGCCACGCATCAGGGTAATGCCGGCCGCATGCATGGCTACGTCGGTACCACCGCCCATGGCGATGCCGACATCTGCCGCAGCCAGCGCCGGTGCGTCGTTGATGCCGTCGCCAACCATGGCCACCACTGCGCCGCCCTTTTTCAGTTGCGCCACGGTGGCGGCCTTGTCCGCCGGCAGCACTTCGGCATGTACGTCGTCGATATGCAGCGCTTCGGCCACCACGCGGGCGCTGCCGCGGTTGTCGCCGGTGATCAGGTGGCTGCGGATGTGCCGCGCCGCCAGTGCGGCAATGGCCGCTGCGGCGCCGTCCTTGAGACTGTCGCCGAAAGCGAACAGGCCGAGAATGCGCGGCGCTGGCGTACGTTCCACCAGCCAGGAGAGGGTGCGGCCTTCGGCTTCCCAGCGCTGGGCGGTTTCCAGCAGCTCGCCCGGCTGCAGGCCGTACTCCGCAAGCATGCGCCGGTTGCCCAGCGCCAACTGCTGACCTTCCAGTGCTCCGGCGATGCCGCGGCCGCTCAGGGCTTGGCTCTTCTCGATATCTGGCGCTTCGATGCCCTCAGCTTCACAGCGCTCCAGCACCGCACGGGCCAGCGGGTGTTCGCTGCCGCGCTGCAGGGCACCGGCCAGGCGCAATATTCGAGAGTCGTCGCCGTCCACGGCATGCAAATGGATGATCTGCGGCTTGCCCGAGGTGAGCGTGCCGGTCTTGTCGAAGGCCACGGCCGTGACCGCATGGGCAACTTCCAGCGCCTCGGCGTCCTTGATCAGGATGCCGTGTCGCGCCGCCACGCCGGTTCCGGCCATGATCGCTGCCGGCGTGGCCAGGCCGAGGGCGCAGGGGCAGGCGATGACCAGCACGGCCACCGCGTTGATCAGCGCAACCTCGGCCGGCGCACCCGTGAGTAGCCAGCCGATCAGAGTGAACACGGCAATCACCAACACCGCCGGGACGAACACCTGGCTGACCTTATCCACCAGTTTCTGAATCGGCGCCTTGGCCGCCTGGGCGTCTTCCACCAGACGGATGATCCGCGCCAGCACGGTCTCGCCACCGAGCGCGGTGGTGCGCACCAGCAGGCGGCCCTCACCATTGATCGCGCCGCCGGTGATGCGATCACCCGGCGCCTTGTTCACCGGGAGGCTCTCACCGCTGATTAGCGCTTCGTCGGCCTGGCTTTCGCCCTCGATCACTTCGCCATCTACCGGAAAGCGCTCGCCGGGTTTGACCAGCACCAGGTCGTCCAGGCGCAGGGCGGCAATGGCGACATCTTCTTCGCGGCCGTCGATCACCCGGGCCGCGCGCTCCGGGCGCAAGGCTTCGAGTGCGCGGATCGCCGCGCTGGTCTGGCGTTTGGCACGGCTTTCCAGGTACTTGCCCAGCAGCACCAGGGCGATCACTACTGCCGAGGCCTCGAAATACAGGTGCGGCATCTGCCCGGCAGGCGTCGCCCACCACTGGTAGAGGCTCAGGCCGTAGCCGGCGCTGGTGCCGATGGCGACCAGCAGATCCATATTGCCGGAACCAGCGCGCACCGCCTTCCAGCCAGCCACGTAGAAGCGTGCGCCGAGGATGAACTGCACCGGCGTGGCGAGCAGAAACTGGATCCATGGCGGCAGCATCCAGTGCCCCCCGAACAGCTCGGCAAACATCGGCAACACCAAGGGTGCGGCCAGCAGCAGGCCGGCAATCACGGCCCAGCGTTCGCGCTGCAGGCGCCGTTCGGCATCCTCTTCCGGGCGCTGCTGGTCGCCGGCGCTGGCCTTGTAGCCGGCAGCCTCGACGGCCCGGATCAGCTCGGTGGGGTTCGGCGTACCGATCACTTCGACATGCGCACGCTCGCTGGCCAGATTCACCGCTGCGCTGCGCACGCCTGGCACCTTGAGCAAGGCGCGTTCGACCCGGCCGACGCAGCTGGCGCAGGTCATGCCTTCGATGTTCAGCTCGATGTTCTGCAGCGGTACGCCGTAGCCAGCTTTCTGCACGGCCGCGATCAGCGTCGCCATGCCAAGGTCCACGCCTTCAATGCGCACCTGTTCGTTGGCCAGGTTGACGTTGGCTGCGGCGACACCCGGCACCTTGAGCAGGGCGCGTTCGACGCGCCCGGCGCAACTGGCGCAGGTCATACCGCTGACTGGCAGCGTATGGGTGGCGCTGGACATGGCAGTGACTCCTCGGATTGCGATAGCTGCAGAATCGACCTTAACCCTATGGCAAGGTCAAGACCATGATCTGCGACAGCGGGTGCCTTGACCTTGCCCAGGTGGCAAGGTCGAGAATCAGTGCATTCACCAGCCGAGGAGAGAGACGATGCAAATATTCAACGTGAGCGGAATGACCTGCAGCCACTGCGAGCGCGCCGTAACCCAGGCCATTCAGGCGCTGGACCCGCAGGCGCAGGTGCAGGTGGATCTGGCGGCCGGAACGGTGCAGGTACAGAGCAGCGCCAGTGAGCAGGCGATTCGTGAGGCGATCAGCGAAGAGGGCTATCAGGTGAGCTGATCGCTCAACCGGCGAACTGGTCGGGATCGTCCGGCCAGTCGCGGACCAGGCCGCGGAACAACGGGTCGATCAAGGCCTTGGTGTCGACCTCTGGCGCGAACAGTTCGGTATCCCGCGTCCAGTCGGTGAACAGCCCCACCACCATTGCATGCAGCGACAGCGCGGCGAGTCGCGGCGTTACGCCTGGACGCAGGCAGGCCGAAGCCTTGCGCAGCAGGTTCTCGCACAGATCGATGAACTGATTGATGAACGCGTGATGGCGTTCTTCGGCTTCGCGCAGTTCATCGGTGAACTCACACTTGTGCAGCAGAATGGTGAAGATGCGGCGCTTCTGCTCGTTGCTAGCCAGGGTGCTGATGGCCTCGACCGTCAGGTTGCGCAGGGCGATCAATGCCTGCAGCGGTTGCTGCTGATCACAGCTGCACAGGCGCTCGGTCATCTGCTCCGGTGGCAGGCGAATCTGATTGAGCATCTCGTGGAACAGGTGCGCTTTGTTCTGAAAATGCCAGTACACCGCGCCGCGCGTCACTCCAGCGTCACGGGCGATCTGGTCGAGGCTGGTGTGGGCCACCCCCTTGTCCAGAAACAGGCGCTCGGCAGAGGCGAGGATGGCGATACGGGTTTTCTCGGCTTCTTCTTTGGTTCGGCGCATGGGCAGGTTCAGGCAGGTGACGGCTGCTTCGGGCGTCCAGCAGCGATGGAGGCGGCCAGTGTAACGGCGCATCTCGTCGTGATGCATGTTTACAATCGGCGGTGTATGTAACAGCATCTTGCACGCCGGTGCAAATGCCCGGGTGAGGTCGATGTCCAACAGCAGACCTCGGCACCTCTTTTTCCCCCTGTTTGCGAGCTTCTGATGTCTCTTCGGATTCTTCTCATACTGGGCGCGCTCAGCGCGTTCGGTCCTTTGGCCATCGACATGTATCTGCCAGCCTTCCCGATGCTGGCGGAATCCTTCGATACCAGCGTTGACCATGTGCAGCTTTCACTGGCGGCCTATTTCATCGGTCTGGCGATCGGCCAGCTGGTCTACGGGCCGCTGGCTGATCGCTACGGCCGGCGCGGGCCGCTGTTGATCGGCGTAGTGCTGTTCACCCTGGCGTCGTTGGCCAGTGCCTTTGCGCCTTCGATGGAGTGGCTGATCGGTGTGCGTTTCGTGCAGGCGCTTGGCGGCTGTGCGGGCATGGTGGTGGCGCGTGCCGTGGTGCGCGACCTGTGCGACCCGATGACCAGCGCCAAGGTGTTCTCGCAGCTGATGCTGGTCATGGGTCTGGCGCCGATCCTTGCACCGGTGGCGGGCGGCGCCTTGCTGGCCTCGTTCGGCTGGCCGTCGATATTCATCCTGCTGACGCTATTCAGTGCGATGTGCCTGGTGGCGGTCACTCTGTGGCTGCCGGAAACCTATCCGGCGGGGCTGCCGCGCCAGCCGATGTCTGGTGCGCTCGGCCAGTACGTCCGCCTGTTCCGCGATCGCTTCTTCATTGGCCACGTGCTGACCGGCGCGCTGTGCATGGCTGGAATGTTCGCCTACATCACCGGTTCGCCATTCGTCTTCATCGAGTTGTACGGCGTCAAGCCAGAGCACTTCGGCTGGCTGTTCGGCGTCAATGCAGCGGGCTTCATCCTCATGGCGCAGATCAACGTACGGCTGGTGCGTTTGCGCGGGCCGGAGTTCTGGGTGCGGCGTTGGGTGTGGTTCTTCTTTGGCAGTGCACTGGCGCTGCTGGCGGTTGCGGCCGCGCAGCCTGAGTCACTCTGGCCGTTGCTGATTCCGCTGTTCTGTTGCGTGTCCTGCCTCGGCTGCCTACTGCCGAATGCCACGGCTTGCGCCATGGCTGACCAGCGGGCCAATGCCGGCAGCGCCTCGGCCCTGCTCGGCAGTATGCAGTTCACCATAGCGGCCATTGCCGCATCCGCGGTGGGGGCGTTGCACAACGGCACGGCGGTGCCGTTGGCGGCGATCATCAGTCTGTGCGGCTTGCTGGCAACGATCGTGGCTTACACCACTGCGCGTGCCAGCACGGAGTGAGGTTCAGGCGCTGAGCGGCAGAGGATGCGGTGCCTGCAGGCGGCGACGTAGGGTCTCGACGAAGGCTCGCGCCTCGGCTTCGCTGCGAAAGGTGACACGCTGGCGATCCAGGCTTACCTGCCAGGCGCTGTCGGGATAGGGCGTCAAAGGGCGGACGAGAATGTTCATGGCGATCGCCTCGTGTGGTCGACGCGGCACAGTCTAGGCGCTGCCATGGCCCGCGGGATGGGGCCATGGTGTCGCAGTCGATCACGCGGCGACGGGCGGTCCTCAGTAGGCCAGGCGTGCGTCCAGGCTGTTCTGTGCCAGGCGGCGGGCCTGTTCCTCGGTCATCCCCAGGCTCTCGTGCAGCGCGATGAAATTCTCCGTCACGTAGCCGCCAAAGTAGGCAGGATCATCGGAATTCACCGTGACCTTCACGCCCTGTTCCAGCAGGTCGAGGATGTTGTGCTGGCGCATGTCGTCGAACACTTTGAGCTTGGTGTTGGATAGCGGGCAGACGGTCAGCGGAATCTGCTCCTCGATCAGCCGGGCGATCAGCTTTGGATCTTCGGCGGCACGCACGCCGTGGTCGATGCGGCTGACCTTGAGCAGATCCAGCGCCTGCCAGATGTATTCGGGCGGGCCTTCCTCGCCAGCGTGGGCAACGGCCAGCAAGCCCTCGGCGCGCGCCTTGTCGAACACCCGCTGGAATTTGCTTGGCGGGTGGCCCAGCTCGGAGCTGTCCAGGCCGACGGCGAAGAACGCGTTGCGATAGGGCAGCGCCTGGTCCAGGGTCTTGAAGGCTTCCTCTTCCGGGAGGTGACGCAGGAAGCTGAGGATCAGCCCGCTGCTGATGCCCAGCAGCTCACGGCCGTCGGCCAGCGCCGCGCTGATGCCGTTGAGCGCGGCCTCGAACGGTACGCCACGGTCGGTGTGGGTCTGCGGGTCGAAGAAGGGCTCGGTGTGCACCACGTTCTGCTCTTCGCACTTCTGCAGGTAGGCCCAGGTCAGGTCGTAGAAGTCCTGCTCGGTACGCAGCACGTCGGCACCGGCGTAATAAAGGTCGAGAAATTCCTGCAGGTTGCCAAAGTTGTAGGCGCTGCGCAGGGCTTCGACGTCGTTCCAAGGCAGGGCGATCTTGTTGCGCTCGGCGAGGCGGAACATCAGTTCGGGTTCCAACGAGCCCTCCAGGTGCAGGTGGAGTTCGGCCTTGGGCAGATTGTTGAGCCAGTCTTGCATCGCGAAGTTCTCGTCTTTCGGGTGTGCGGGCATTCTATCGACGGGGTGCAGCAACGGATATGCCAGCTGACCAGTTTGGCCGGCCTAGCAATGTTGCATGACAGTCGAATGACTGAAAGATTGCCAAATGGGCGGTTTGGCGATTAATTGATCAGCGGTCTGCAGCCCAGTTCTGGCGGGCGCTGGCGAGGTTGTTCCCAATGTTATCCACAAAGTTCTCCACTCAATTCGGGCATAACCTTTGAGTGGCAGAACGCGATTGATGGCAAAACGTCATTAGCCGACTGTTCAGTCTAAAAAACGCAGCAATTCAAGTGGTTAACGCACCTCGGTGGGGCGCCTAAGGCGAATTGATCAAAAAGTGTGCAGTTCTCTCCAGGGCCCGCGGCAGGTGCTTTCCAGGCGGCCATACAATTGTTATCCACAATTGCGTCCACAGTATTTGTGGGCAACGCAGGCTCTATTCCAGGGCTTTCAGCTGGCTGCGCCCGCGACTGATGTCAGCGAGCAATCTTTCCAGCGGTTTCAGCTGAGCGGCGGGAAGGGCAATCTCCAGAGTCGCGCCTTCAGCATCGAAATGCTCGGCCTCCAGCAACGCCTCGAACTCCGCCAGGCGAGCCTTGAACAAGGCCAGTTCGGCGAAGCGGCAATGGCAGCGGCAGCGCGAGCGGGAGATCAATTCGCGGCGCTCACCGGCCTGTAGGCACTTGGCCGTGCTGCCGCCATAGGCGCGGGCGAGGCCGCCGGTGCCGAGCTTGATACCGCCGAACCAGCGGATCACCACCACCGCGACCTGATCGAAGTCCTGCCCTTCGATGGCGGTGAGCATCGGTCGCCCCGCGGTGCCGCCCGGTTCGCCGTCATCACTGAAGCGGTACTGATTGCCAATCTTCCAGGCCCAGCAGTTGTGTGTCGCGCTAGGATCGCTGACGGATTGAATGAAAGCCTGCGCTTCTTCCGGGCTTTGCACGGGCGCAGCCTTGGCCAGAAAGCGGCTCTTGCTGATCACTTCCAGCAATTCGCACGGCGCGGAGAGGGTGAAGGGCATGGCAGATACGGTGTTGGTTTGCGGGCGGCCATTGTAGCGACGCAACGGCCGCTGCGCTGTGCCCGTGCGGCCGGGCCGTCCGGCGAATGGTATGAACTTCCCCGGATCGGTTGGCCCCTTATCTAGGTAGGTGCGGTTCGCGCACGGCTTCGTACGAGCCGGGTGAACCGCTTTGCTGGCCAACCAGATGGAGGACTTTCCATGCTCAATTCCAGTTACCAGTCATGCATCCAGGCCTGCTCCAACTGCGCGCTGGTCTGCGAGTCCTGTGCGGCGTCGTGCCTGCGCGAGGATGACGTGAAGATGATGGCGCGCTGCATCAAGCTTGATCGTGATTGCGCGGACATGTGCGCAGTTGCGGCGGCGCTGATGACTCGCGACAGCCCTTATGCGAAAGCCTTCTGCAAGCTCTGCGCACAGGTCTGTCGCGACTGCGCCGAGGAGTGCGGCAAGCACAAACACGACCATTGCCAGGCCTGCGCCCAAGCCTGTCGCAACTGCGCTGAAGAGTGCGAAAAAATGGCAGCCTGATCGGCCGCTGCCAGGGAGGGTCGCAGCGGCGGTTGCTGGCCCTCTGGCGTCAGGCCAGCCAGTCCAGCGTCAGGATCAGGCGACGCTCGGCAGTTGTCGCCTGCGGCGAGCGGTGAATGATGCCGGCGCCTTCGTTACCCAGCCATTTCTCCCCTTTGAACAAGGCCACGTCCCCAGCCCCGAGCTGCTCGATAGCGTTCGGGTCAGCCGGTTCGGCTGTCGGATCACCCAGGCGTCGACGCGACATCGCGCCCTCGCGTAGCCATTCGCTGCCCGCGCCGGCATAGGTGGTAATCAGCCGCAGCGGCACGTGGTCGACGTGAAAGCGCGGACACATTGGCTTGCCCAGCACCCGCAGGCGCAGGCCGATGCGACGCGCATCGACCAGGCAGGCGAATGCCCGCACCAGCCAGGCGACGTCCGCGACGAAACCGGCGTGGCCGGACAGGTCCCGATAAGCAGCGGCCAGGGTTGGTAGCTGCACCTCGTCCTCGCCGACTGGTTCGAGGGTCAGCGATTCCGTCAGCGGCTCGCCCAGGGCCAGCAGTGCCTCGGCAAAGCCGGCAATGTGCAGCGGCAGCTGGCGCTGCCATACCGCCAGGTTGATGCCGTCGTTCAGCGCTTCGCCAAGCACCGCCGGTGTCCCGCCAAGCAACTGTCGGGGTTGTGGTCGGATAGTTTGCTGCGCCAGCATCAGGCGACCTGCTCATGCCAGGGGCCGAACGGGTCGGGCAGGCGCAGCCAGCCATCGGTGCCAACCGCCCATTCGCTGTCGTTCAGCAAACAGGCATCCAGCTCCCTGCGTAGCTGTTCAAAATTGATGTTCTGCCCGATGAAGACCAGCTCCTGACGACAATCGCCGAACTCGCCACGGGATTTCGCCAGGATTGCCGTGCGACTTTCGCTGTCGCTCGGCCAGGCTGATTCAGGCGTGAAATGCCACCAGCGGCCGGCATAGTCGTAGCGCATCAGCCCGCCGGCCTGCGACCAGCTGCCTGCTTCCTCTGGCCGGGTGGCCAGCCAGAAAAAGCCTTTGGATCGCAGCAACCTGCCGTTGCTCCATTCACGGTTGAGGAAGTTATAGAAGCGCTGCGGATGGAATGGCCGGCGCGCCAGGTAGGCGGTCGAGGCGATGCCATATTCTTCGGTTTCCGGGACATGCTCGCCGCGCATTTCCTTGAGCCAGCCCGGCGCCTGGGCGGCGCGCTCGAAGTCGAAGCGGCCGGTATCGAGGATGCGCTCGAGCGGCACCTGGCCCATGCTCATCGGCAGGATCTCGGCGTGCGTGTTGAGGCGACCGAGGATGGCGGTCAGTTCTTCACGCTCGGCGGTGGAAATCAGGTCGATCTTGCTGATCAGGATGACGTCGGCGAATTCCACCTGCTCGATCAGCAACTCGGTGACCGAACGCTCGTCGTCCTCGCCGAGGCTCTCACCATGGCTGGCCAGGCTCTCGGCCTCCTGGAAATCGCGCAGGAAATTCACCCCGTCGACCACCGTGACCATGGTATCCAGCCGTGCCAGGTCGGCCAGGCTCTGGCCCTGCTCGTCGCGAAAGGTGAAGGTTTCGGCCACCGGCAGTGGCTCTGAAATGCCGGTGGACTCGATCAACAGGTAGTCGAAGCGACCCTCACGGGCAAGCTTGCCGACTTCCTCGAGCAGGTCCTCGCGCAGGGTGCAGCAGATGCAACCGTTGCTCATCTCGACCAGTTTTTCCTCGGCCCGATTGAGGCTGACACCGCGCTGCACCTCGTTGCCGTCGATGTTGATCTCGCTCATGTCATTAACGATCACCGCGACACGACGGCCTTCGCGATTCTTCAGGATGTGGTTGAGCAGGGTGCTCTTGCCGGCGCCGAGGAAGCCGGACAGAACGGTAACGGGGAGGCGATTCATGGCGGTCTCTCAGGCGGATCGTTGGTGTTTTTCGCGCTGTTCCTGGCGTTGTTTCGCCTCGATGGACAGCGTCGTGGTGGGGCGCAGCAACAACCGCGGCAGACCGATCGGCTCGCCGGTTTCGGCGCACCAGCCGTATTCGCCGCGGGCGATGGCATCCAGCGCGTCGTCGAT
This region includes:
- the cueR gene encoding Cu(I)-responsive transcriptional regulator gives rise to the protein MNIGQAAKHSGLTAKMIRYYESIGLLMPAGRGANGYRHYNERDLHQLAFIRRARDLGFSLEEVGKLLALWQDRQRASADVKALAGAHIHELNRKIAELVGLRDTLQQLVDHCQGDDRPDCPILQGIESGCCAAPAARTSSITRLEKR
- a CDS encoding heavy metal translocating P-type ATPase, producing the protein MSSATHTLPVSGMTCASCAGRVERALLKVPGVAAANVNLANEQVRIEGVDLGMATLIAAVQKAGYGVPLQNIELNIEGMTCASCVGRVERALLKVPGVRSAAVNLASERAHVEVIGTPNPTELIRAVEAAGYKASAGDQQRPEEDAERRLQRERWAVIAGLLLAAPLVLPMFAELFGGHWMLPPWIQFLLATPVQFILGARFYVAGWKAVRAGSGNMDLLVAIGTSAGYGLSLYQWWATPAGQMPHLYFEASAVVIALVLLGKYLESRAKRQTSAAIRALEALRPERAARVIDGREEDVAIAALRLDDLVLVKPGERFPVDGEVIEGESQADEALISGESLPVNKAPGDRITGGAINGEGRLLVRTTALGGETVLARIIRLVEDAQAAKAPIQKLVDKVSQVFVPAVLVIAVFTLIGWLLTGAPAEVALINAVAVLVIACPCALGLATPAAIMAGTGVAARHGILIKDAEALEVAHAVTAVAFDKTGTLTSGKPQIIHLHAVDGDDSRILRLAGALQRGSEHPLARAVLERCEAEGIEAPDIEKSQALSGRGIAGALEGQQLALGNRRMLAEYGLQPGELLETAQRWEAEGRTLSWLVERTPAPRILGLFAFGDSLKDGAAAAIAALAARHIRSHLITGDNRGSARVVAEALHIDDVHAEVLPADKAATVAQLKKGGAVVAMVGDGINDAPALAAADVGIAMGGGTDVAMHAAGITLMRGDPRLVPAALEISRRTYRKIQQNLFWAFIYNLVGIPLAAFGFLSPVVAGAAMALSSVSVVSNALLLRSWKPEE
- a CDS encoding heavy-metal-associated domain-containing protein, which gives rise to MQIFNVSGMTCSHCERAVTQAIQALDPQAQVQVDLAAGTVQVQSSASEQAIREAISEEGYQVS
- a CDS encoding TetR family transcriptional regulator, which translates into the protein MRRTKEEAEKTRIAILASAERLFLDKGVAHTSLDQIARDAGVTRGAVYWHFQNKAHLFHEMLNQIRLPPEQMTERLCSCDQQQPLQALIALRNLTVEAISTLASNEQKRRIFTILLHKCEFTDELREAEERHHAFINQFIDLCENLLRKASACLRPGVTPRLAALSLHAMVVGLFTDWTRDTELFAPEVDTKALIDPLFRGLVRDWPDDPDQFAG
- a CDS encoding Bcr/CflA family multidrug efflux MFS transporter produces the protein MSLRILLILGALSAFGPLAIDMYLPAFPMLAESFDTSVDHVQLSLAAYFIGLAIGQLVYGPLADRYGRRGPLLIGVVLFTLASLASAFAPSMEWLIGVRFVQALGGCAGMVVARAVVRDLCDPMTSAKVFSQLMLVMGLAPILAPVAGGALLASFGWPSIFILLTLFSAMCLVAVTLWLPETYPAGLPRQPMSGALGQYVRLFRDRFFIGHVLTGALCMAGMFAYITGSPFVFIELYGVKPEHFGWLFGVNAAGFILMAQINVRLVRLRGPEFWVRRWVWFFFGSALALLAVAAAQPESLWPLLIPLFCCVSCLGCLLPNATACAMADQRANAGSASALLGSMQFTIAAIAASAVGALHNGTAVPLAAIISLCGLLATIVAYTTARASTE
- a CDS encoding adenosine deaminase, with the translated sequence MQDWLNNLPKAELHLHLEGSLEPELMFRLAERNKIALPWNDVEALRSAYNFGNLQEFLDLYYAGADVLRTEQDFYDLTWAYLQKCEEQNVVHTEPFFDPQTHTDRGVPFEAALNGISAALADGRELLGISSGLILSFLRHLPEEEAFKTLDQALPYRNAFFAVGLDSSELGHPPSKFQRVFDKARAEGLLAVAHAGEEGPPEYIWQALDLLKVSRIDHGVRAAEDPKLIARLIEEQIPLTVCPLSNTKLKVFDDMRQHNILDLLEQGVKVTVNSDDPAYFGGYVTENFIALHESLGMTEEQARRLAQNSLDARLAY
- a CDS encoding IMPACT family protein, with amino-acid sequence MPFTLSAPCELLEVISKSRFLAKAAPVQSPEEAQAFIQSVSDPSATHNCWAWKIGNQYRFSDDGEPGGTAGRPMLTAIEGQDFDQVAVVVIRWFGGIKLGTGGLARAYGGSTAKCLQAGERRELISRSRCRCHCRFAELALFKARLAEFEALLEAEHFDAEGATLEIALPAAQLKPLERLLADISRGRSQLKALE
- a CDS encoding four-helix bundle copper-binding protein → MLNSSYQSCIQACSNCALVCESCAASCLREDDVKMMARCIKLDRDCADMCAVAAALMTRDSPYAKAFCKLCAQVCRDCAEECGKHKHDHCQACAQACRNCAEECEKMAA
- a CDS encoding DUF1826 domain-containing protein, which produces MLAQQTIRPQPRQLLGGTPAVLGEALNDGINLAVWQRQLPLHIAGFAEALLALGEPLTESLTLEPVGEDEVQLPTLAAAYRDLSGHAGFVADVAWLVRAFACLVDARRIGLRLRVLGKPMCPRFHVDHVPLRLITTYAGAGSEWLREGAMSRRRLGDPTAEPADPNAIEQLGAGDVALFKGEKWLGNEGAGIIHRSPQATTAERRLILTLDWLA
- the zigA gene encoding zinc metallochaperone GTPase ZigA codes for the protein MNRLPVTVLSGFLGAGKSTLLNHILKNREGRRVAVIVNDMSEINIDGNEVQRGVSLNRAEEKLVEMSNGCICCTLREDLLEEVGKLAREGRFDYLLIESTGISEPLPVAETFTFRDEQGQSLADLARLDTMVTVVDGVNFLRDFQEAESLASHGESLGEDDERSVTELLIEQVEFADVILISKIDLISTAEREELTAILGRLNTHAEILPMSMGQVPLERILDTGRFDFERAAQAPGWLKEMRGEHVPETEEYGIASTAYLARRPFHPQRFYNFLNREWSNGRLLRSKGFFWLATRPEEAGSWSQAGGLMRYDYAGRWWHFTPESAWPSDSESRTAILAKSRGEFGDCRQELVFIGQNINFEQLRRELDACLLNDSEWAVGTDGWLRLPDPFGPWHEQVA